The DNA window TTCGCCGTTTAAAAAGCATCCGATGTATAGCACGGGACTATAAAGCAGAACTGGCCGGAGCCGACATTCGTCTTCGTGAGCTTACAGGACTAATGTAGCGAAACTGCCAGATTTTACTACCGCTGGATTTGATGGGCAGCGTCAACCTGTCATCATCCTGGCTGGTAATCGGTATCTTTAGATTTTGCGGCTTTGATTTCCGAATCCGTTAGCGGCTTGGTTCGTCTTGCCATGGGGTGTCTCCATGCGTTTAGGTCCAACGAAAACAATAGTTCTTTTCGTTGGGCCTATCAATGGGCCTAAAAAGTTCAGATTAAATTAGTTTGCTTGAGATTTTTCGGGATAAATTGAAGGTACAAAAAAGCCCGCAGGGCTTGCGCCGTGCGGGCTCTTAGGACTTCATCGGATGACTCTGGTAATCACCGATGGAGAATTTTGGGCTGGCGGAGTCTGAATTGGTGCCGTAATTTGTTGAAGTATATGATCTAAATTATAATTCAACTTTGTGATGGTGCCTAATGTGGTGCCTAAAAGTATTTTTACCTTTTTTGCCCAGTAAAGATATGGGTTGTGGGAAAAAGACTGGTACACCTTAAGTTCTGGTTTCCTTCATAGCTCGTCTGGCTTTTAAACTGTCTACCAGTTCACACTGATTTTGGGTCGTCATGGATTTTCTCCGTCAATAAAAAGCGCCAGCGGCGATAGCAGGCGTATGGGGGATAGATCAACAAGGGGCATAACACGCTCGCCCACTTGCAGGCTAAATCGCAAAGGGGCGTGTGTGCACGCGACCACATCGCTAACTGGTACGCTACTCAATTTATATGTCATCAAGAGGTTATCAGCGCTGTAAGCCACAAAGAATCATAAAAAAACGTTTATTTCTTACTGCAAGATGAAATCAAGCTCTCTATAAAACCCTTGCTAATTCAGTTAGCATATCCGATATTTTTTCAGGGCAGAAAATGCAATAAGGAAAATCTGAATGCTCAGAAGGTTCCGGTTAGAGCGGAAGTCTGACTACGAAAAGCTGGTGATAGCTCAACTTCTGGCGGACATGCTTGAGAAATTCTTAAGTGGAAGGCTGTCGCCTCTGTCGATTGGTGCTGAACAAGGTGGCATTGACGAGTGGGACGATGTGGTAATTATGCACACCACAGACCACTATGAGCATTTACAGATCAAACGCCAGTCAACTGACTTTTGTACCAAAGATCCTGATAAAGCTGTACAACTCGCTAAAAAACCCAGAAAGGGTTCCTCACCCACCTCTCCAGCTAATTCCGTTTTAGACTCGGCGTTTTCCAGTCTTGCCAGAATCGCGAAAGCGGGAAAACTTGATGAATCTCCCAACCGTGAGTTCAGACTCACCCTCGTGGGTCTGCACCTTCAGATAAAAGATAATTTTACAGTTAATCATTTAGAAGAAGTCTCTGATCTTTGTCGCCAAACAGGACTCAGTGTAGAGGAGTTAGCTAAGCGTCAGGATGGCCCAACCACGAGGGCTTATCAATGGCTAACAACCTGGTGCGGATTCGAAGACTGGAACCAAATACGAAATGTCCTTCGCCGGGTTCAAATCAGTTGTATCGGTAACGATGCGGCATTAAAAGATCGGACAATTCACACGCTTGGCCGTTACTTCAGCGATCCGAATCGTACACTGGACCGTTTAATTACCTATATCGCGGCAGAAACATCTGACGTAGCAGCCTTGGGATGCCATGACGTCGTCCAGGAACTGCGAAGTGAACTGCGCCCTGATTTTGAAACTTGGGTGCAGTATCAGTTAAGCGATGGTTCTACTATGACTAGTAAAACTTGGTCATTAGCCGGAACGCTTGATCTTGCCGGTCCAACAGAAAGGTCCGCAAAAGGAGTCGTTGAGCACATGTGGAGCCGTGAGCCCGGTAACCGCAAGCTCAGAGTGTATGCCAATTACTCCCCCCCAGCAGGCGATAATCTGACTCTTCTTTCTGCCATTGTGCGTATGGCTTTGCATTTACCCCAAGGCAGTCAGGGGCTGATGTTAGGTGAACCAGCGTGGCGCAGTAGCGTTGGTCATGAAATTGGACACACACTTGGCTGTGCAGAACATGACTTCAGTGACCTGCCTTGGCTTGAAAATGCCGAACGCCTATCGTGTGCACAGGATTATGAATTCAAGACATTAAGTGCTGCTCGAGGTGAAGCTGAAGCGCTTGCTAAAGCCATGGACGACGTGCTGTGGCAACGCCTTCTCCAAGGGGTTTCAGAAAAACTTGGCTTAATCTCAGATTTGGCGCTAGCAGATGCGATGGAGACGGTTTGGCAGTCATGGCTGAGCGGGTTCTCAGCTGCACCTGAAAACCGCCGAAAATTCATGGAGCAGCTTCTCTATCCGAAAACTGAGAGAAAAAATGAAAAGCATGCGCTTCGCCTGGGCCTTCGTACTTTAAATCTTCTTGTTACCGCTGTTGAAACCTTATTACTGGTTGCAGTGGGTTTGCCTGAGGGCAGTAATAACTGGGAATCTTTTCAGGAAGGTGGCCCAGTATTGAGCATTGCTCTTAAGTACTGGTCTGGTCCTGCGGGTGGTTTTTCGGGAGTACGTGAGCTTTCTGATGATCCGTTAATAGACGTTATTGGCCCTAATCCGGATCCCATCGTTATCTTATCGGGTGTGAGTACATCCCCATCAGAATTATTGAATATAGGAATGGCTGACGACGCAGAGACCGCGACCAGTATGGCCGCGGAGCGTCAACCTCACCTGCTCATCACGCGGTCTGGTATGTTTCGTCATTTACATAACGGAACACTTGACTCCGTACGCCAACATTTCACTAAGCAGTGGCAAGATCGAAAGCTCGCTCGTGATTTGGCCATTGAGAAGAATGCGAAGGGATCCTGAAATGCCGACAATCCAAGAACTCGTTACTGCTATAACCGAGCGTGCTAAGGGCCGCTATAAAGTTCATTTTCCAGATGTGGACGAAATGGTTTCACCCTCAATTGATATCGGCATGACTGTAATACAACTCAGGCGCATTAATCGGGAAAATGCTGGATGGCGAACAGTACTGATCACAGCATTTCCTAGTAACGTGGATAATATCCAGAGTGCTTTCCGGTGGGCCGCTGATATCCGGGACATACTTGCAGAGCCGCAGACAGCAGACCTTTACATGTTTATGCTCATCGATGGAGTTGAGTCAGAAGATGCTGCCCGTTTTGAAACGGACGATCGATTTTGCAGGAAGGTGGTACTCAGAAAGCAGGAAGATATTGACTCCTTCCTTGATCGAAGTTTTCTGGCGTCTTTAACACCTGCGAGAGGTGGGAATGATATCAGCGATCCTCTGCTAGCGTCTCTGAACTCGATGAGTCAAGCACATTCCTGGGTAGAACCTCACCTCGAAACATGGCGTGAATTGTTGCTCTCTGAGAAATCTGGCGATGAAATTGTTAATGCGCTGAGGGATATGATGTTTGGAGAACGGGACTTTCAATGAAACAACTTAAATCTATCACGCTCTCAAACGTCCGCCGATACGGTACCGACACCAAAATTGAGCTCAGTGGCGGTGCAACCATTTTACTGGCCCCTAACGGTACGGGGAAAACGGCCTTCTTCGAAGCGATCGAATTTAGCCTCACGGGTAATATTTCTCGTCTAGGCGAGAATCTCTCACCCATTATCAGGGACAGCCAGACAGTCGCTAAGGTGGTCTTGGATTTTGGGGATGTACAAGCCTCTGCGCAGGTGAGCAACGGAGGTAACGTCGAAAGGACTGGTGATTTAAGCTCTCTTTTTCCGGATACGAAGTCGGAGGACATCCCCTTTTTATTAAGACTTACCCACTTACTGGATCAGCGCGAGGGACAATGGCTGGTCAAAGCGGATGCAAAAGTTGCGGGCGCTCAACTGGCTCGCTTGCCAATCGGTAAAGATGGAACCCTCGTTAGTAATGCTCTTGGCGGCATTCGCCGCGTTCTCACTGAGAAGCTGAAGCATGCAAAGGGAGCCCTTGAGGCGCTGGAAGCTGAGTTTGCGGAATGGCAAAGTCTGATTCTTGATCGGGACCAGGCCGCATCACAATCTCAGGGGGCCCTGCGCAGTAAAGAAAACATCGCAGAATCAATCTCAGACATCGCTCGCAATACTCAGAGTGCAGAACAATTGCCAGTAGGTTTATTAGTTCCGCCAGTGGGTATCAGCAATCTGGAAACTATGCACGATGCATTAGAGCAAACAGTACAAGCAAAACTGAGCCGACTTCGCGAACAGATTTCAGCGCTTATGGAAGTGGATGGACTAATTGGCCGGTTCGTTTCTGAGCAAGCGCGTTCTGAGCAGCTTGGTAATGCGCTTATAACTGCTAAAGAGGAGCTGATACAAAAACAACAGGTACGATCTCAGCTAGTTGATAAAAAAGATAAACTCCAGAAGGAACTCGTCACAGCTGAAGCAGAACGTGATGTAATTATACAGCAGCTTAACCGGCTCAATAGTGAGGCGCGAACCAAAGAGGCCTTCGAACAACGTAAGCTTGACTTGGCGTCAGCTGACAAAGCGTTGGTCGACGCCCAGTCTCAAGCATCAGCCTTGAGGCACGTACATGAGGGGAACGAACAGCTCCGTATTGAGCATGAACTTATAAATAAACAGCGTAAGTCTCTGCAGCTTGTAGATAGTGAAGTACTTACTGCTCATCAACTTATCAAGCGCTGGGAAGACATTCTTCAACATATTGCGACAATTACCGACTTGGTTAGCAATGAGGAAATTCAGGAGCGTGTACTTCAGGAGCATCTCCATACCGCGAACTCGTTAAAGGTATCAGCTGAAACAGATGAGCTTTCAGCGAAGCAGTTCCATGAGATGCTCACGTCTACTGCTGACTCTATAAGGCAATCCGTAGCCACCATTGCCGCACATTTACCAGAGGATCGAGGGGACTGCCCTTTATGTGGAGTGGAGCACGGCGCTGCCGTTCTTCATGAACGCGTTACTAGATCATTAGAGGCTATAGACCCCAAAGTCATCGAAGCAGAACAGCGCGTTAAAATAGCATCCGATCACTTGCGGAAATGCACAGAAACAGTGACGCATACCGAAACAGAATTGAAAACGTGCCAGAGTAAAATTGTTGAACTGCGAGGCGATATCGTTCGCTCAGTAGCGGAGATCAATCAACTCAAAACAAACATCCTTCTTGACGGAGATACGGTACAACTAGCGAAAGCATCTATCCAACGTCGCGAAGAATCAAATGCTTCAGCTAAACAGCAGCTTGACGAAAAACAGCTTAACCTTGCCCCCTTACCGACACCTGAAATATTGGAAGCGTCTAAAAACGCATACCAATCGTCGACTCGCGAACTGGATACTGCGCGGCAGAATCGGGCCGAAGTCTTGGCTAGCCTTGAACAAACAACCGCTGCATTAGCTGCAATAACAGCAGGGGCACTCCCTTCAAAAACGCTGGCTGATTTATCCACTGAACAAAACAAAAATACAATTCAACTAGCTGAATTAAAATCAAAAATTGAGGCTGAGCAATCTGCATTGGATAGACAGAATATCCCTTTAGCTGAAGTTAATAATAAGATAAATGGCCTCGAAAAGCAGATCACTGACGCTCAGGTTCAGTTAGCCTCAATCCGGTATTCATGGAGACAACTGTCCTTTCCCGGCGATCCCGCTCTCGAAGTGGCGAGCAGTAAAGAGATTCAACTGCAGTCATCCGTTGCTGACCTGTCCCGACATTCAGAACAGTTACAAACACTCAAAATTGAGATTGGTACTTGGAGCAAGCTGGAACAGACTCGTTTGGCACAAGGGCTTATAGATCGTCGCCGAGGAACATCATCGGAGCAGGAATTCGCTACAAGTCTTAGCCAGCGAATTGATAACGAGAGAACAAATCAGATGCAGTTGCTGCAATTATCTGAAGCGATGGAGACGCTCAATCGTTGCCTATCTACTGAGATCTCGAATGTACAAAAACATGTGCTCTCTGTCGTTCCAAGGTGGCAGGCTTTGCTCAAACGCGTAGTCAGAGAACAGCGCTTTACTGGCACCAGTTTGGGTTTTCGCAGTATCTACAGAAAGGAACATGCTGAAGTATCTGTTCCGTTACATGGG is part of the Klebsiella huaxiensis genome and encodes:
- a CDS encoding ABC-three component system protein: MLRRFRLERKSDYEKLVIAQLLADMLEKFLSGRLSPLSIGAEQGGIDEWDDVVIMHTTDHYEHLQIKRQSTDFCTKDPDKAVQLAKKPRKGSSPTSPANSVLDSAFSSLARIAKAGKLDESPNREFRLTLVGLHLQIKDNFTVNHLEEVSDLCRQTGLSVEELAKRQDGPTTRAYQWLTTWCGFEDWNQIRNVLRRVQISCIGNDAALKDRTIHTLGRYFSDPNRTLDRLITYIAAETSDVAALGCHDVVQELRSELRPDFETWVQYQLSDGSTMTSKTWSLAGTLDLAGPTERSAKGVVEHMWSREPGNRKLRVYANYSPPAGDNLTLLSAIVRMALHLPQGSQGLMLGEPAWRSSVGHEIGHTLGCAEHDFSDLPWLENAERLSCAQDYEFKTLSAARGEAEALAKAMDDVLWQRLLQGVSEKLGLISDLALADAMETVWQSWLSGFSAAPENRRKFMEQLLYPKTERKNEKHALRLGLRTLNLLVTAVETLLLVAVGLPEGSNNWESFQEGGPVLSIALKYWSGPAGGFSGVRELSDDPLIDVIGPNPDPIVILSGVSTSPSELLNIGMADDAETATSMAAERQPHLLITRSGMFRHLHNGTLDSVRQHFTKQWQDRKLARDLAIEKNAKGS
- a CDS encoding ABC-three component system middle component 1 → MPTIQELVTAITERAKGRYKVHFPDVDEMVSPSIDIGMTVIQLRRINRENAGWRTVLITAFPSNVDNIQSAFRWAADIRDILAEPQTADLYMFMLIDGVESEDAARFETDDRFCRKVVLRKQEDIDSFLDRSFLASLTPARGGNDISDPLLASLNSMSQAHSWVEPHLETWRELLLSEKSGDEIVNALRDMMFGERDFQ
- a CDS encoding AAA family ATPase, with product MKQLKSITLSNVRRYGTDTKIELSGGATILLAPNGTGKTAFFEAIEFSLTGNISRLGENLSPIIRDSQTVAKVVLDFGDVQASAQVSNGGNVERTGDLSSLFPDTKSEDIPFLLRLTHLLDQREGQWLVKADAKVAGAQLARLPIGKDGTLVSNALGGIRRVLTEKLKHAKGALEALEAEFAEWQSLILDRDQAASQSQGALRSKENIAESISDIARNTQSAEQLPVGLLVPPVGISNLETMHDALEQTVQAKLSRLREQISALMEVDGLIGRFVSEQARSEQLGNALITAKEELIQKQQVRSQLVDKKDKLQKELVTAEAERDVIIQQLNRLNSEARTKEAFEQRKLDLASADKALVDAQSQASALRHVHEGNEQLRIEHELINKQRKSLQLVDSEVLTAHQLIKRWEDILQHIATITDLVSNEEIQERVLQEHLHTANSLKVSAETDELSAKQFHEMLTSTADSIRQSVATIAAHLPEDRGDCPLCGVEHGAAVLHERVTRSLEAIDPKVIEAEQRVKIASDHLRKCTETVTHTETELKTCQSKIVELRGDIVRSVAEINQLKTNILLDGDTVQLAKASIQRREESNASAKQQLDEKQLNLAPLPTPEILEASKNAYQSSTRELDTARQNRAEVLASLEQTTAALAAITAGALPSKTLADLSTEQNKNTIQLAELKSKIEAEQSALDRQNIPLAEVNNKINGLEKQITDAQVQLASIRYSWRQLSFPGDPALEVASSKEIQLQSSVADLSRHSEQLQTLKIEIGTWSKLEQTRLAQGLIDRRRGTSSEQEFATSLSQRIDNERTNQMQLLQLSEAMETLNRCLSTEISNVQKHVLSVVPRWQALLKRVVREQRFTGTSLGFRSIYRKEHAEVSVPLHGESVPVPAIASEAQLTDLQLTFLLSMALEHQWSSWRCLLLDDPTQHHDLVHAASVFDLLRDYIVDHGFQVVIATHDALQARYFMRKLQNDGIDARLWSLVPTPEGVTASEMRITR